GTTCCTGATTTAGATTTGTCCTACAAAGAGACTATTAGTTTGACTCATTTTGTTTTTTCGGAACTACAGGAAGGAAGGGAGTTCAAGGGGCGCAACCAGGTCCGGTGCTTGACTGGATGCAGCGGGTAAGGATTGCCATTGATGCGGCAAGGGGGTTGGAGTACTTGCATGAGATGGTTCAACCCTCTGTTATACACAGAGATGTAAGATCAAGTAATGTGCTTATCTTTGAAGAATTCAAAGCCAAGATTGCAGATTTTAACATCTCAAATCAGTCTCCGGACATGGCTGCTCGTCTTCATTCTACTCGAGTTTTGGGGACATTTGGCTATCATGCTCCAGAGTATGCATGCTTTCTAAGCTTCTCTATATCATGTTACCTGTCATTGGCTGTTTTGGTGTGTTCACTTGACTTCTTGTATATGTTAGGTTATGTTTAATGCATTGTCAGTGTTTCTATAATGAACTATTATGTTACTCGGACTCTAGGGTGAGTGTCGGATACAGTTATGTGCTCGATATGggtatactcttttttttttttttcctaagTTTTTCCATACATTTAGATATTTATACTTACATACCTCTGTCCAAATATGCGTCGTATCAGACGTAACTGATTTATTGCCATTTTCCAGGTATGCGATGACGGGACAGTTGACACAGAAGAGTGATGTTTATAGCTTTGGGGTTGTTCTTCTAGAGCTTCTAACTGGGAGGAAACCGGTTGACCACACAATGCCTCGCGGACAGCAGAGTCTTGTTACCTGGGTGAGGTTATTGTTCTGTTTTCAGTTGAGTAGGACAAAGTCTTAAATATTTAGTTTTGTGGATATAGGCTACTCCAAGACTGAGTGAAGATAAAGTTAAAGAATGTGTGGATCCAAACCTGAAGGGAGAGTATCCTCCTAAAGGAGTTGCCAAGGTATTTGCCGAGTCTGCATAACTTTATACAAGTTAAATCTCGATTGGATTGGGTTCTtactatatgtgtatatatattgtggaTGTAGTTGGCGGCTGTAGCTGCATTGTGTGTGCAGTACGAAGCTGAGTTCCGTCCCAACATGGGCATCGTTGTTAAGGCTCTCCAACCATTATTGAAGGCTCAAACACCAGCAGCATCCCCAACATCAGAGACTTGAAAATCAAAAAGCAGATAGACATAATTCCATTTTCTTCACTTTTTATCAGAAAATTTCTGAAATCTATGCACAGTTtggtttcatttcattgcacattTCATTATATCACAGAATATATAATtgggttattttatttatttatttgattgttAAAAATGTTTCTTTGAGTTGTAGTTATAAATTAAAAGGGATTGTGAGTTGTTTTATTTTCTCTGCTGGATATAAATGTCAGTATTTAGTATTTGTTTGCTTTCTTTGGGTCAAATTTGACCTTAGTCCCTGTACTATAATCAAAATTGGGATTTAATCCTTGGATTTTTTCGGGATTCATCTTGAAGTAAGAGGCCAGGTACAATTACAACCGACAATAATAAAGATATTACATAACCTActtatattaaaacatttttagATAGGATTCACAAATAATAggatttttaaatcaaaataaatttaaataacgaTTACACATA
The genomic region above belongs to Gossypium hirsutum isolate 1008001.06 chromosome D05, Gossypium_hirsutum_v2.1, whole genome shotgun sequence and contains:
- the LOC107902948 gene encoding PTI1-like tyrosine-protein kinase 1 isoform X1, which codes for MENKFNQGGLVAHIPPPPGYFVQLENPDGLFLKKRTRMRRWLCCSCQVEENYQSRENEHLKCNSDGHQKNSKVVSPIKPEERKSSSLIEVPALSLEELKEKTDNFGSNALIGEGSYGRVYYANLNDGKTVAVKKLDVSTEPEPNVEFLTQVSMVSRLKHENFIELQGYCIDGNIRLLAYEFATMGSLHDVLHGRKGVQGAQPGPVLDWMQRVRIAIDAARGLEYLHEMVQPSVIHRDVRSSNVLIFEEFKAKIADFNISNQSPDMAARLHSTRVLGTFGYHAPEYAMTGQLTQKSDVYSFGVVLLELLTGRKPVDHTMPRGQQSLVTWATPRLSEDKVKECVDPNLKGEYPPKGVAKLAAVAALCVQYEAEFRPNMGIVVKALQPLLKAQTPAASPTSET
- the LOC107902948 gene encoding PTI1-like tyrosine-protein kinase 3 isoform X2, with translation MRRWLCCSCQVEENYQSRENEHLKCNSDGHQKNSKVVSPIKPEERKSSSLIEVPALSLEELKEKTDNFGSNALIGEGSYGRVYYANLNDGKTVAVKKLDVSTEPEPNVEFLTQVSMVSRLKHENFIELQGYCIDGNIRLLAYEFATMGSLHDVLHGRKGVQGAQPGPVLDWMQRVRIAIDAARGLEYLHEMVQPSVIHRDVRSSNVLIFEEFKAKIADFNISNQSPDMAARLHSTRVLGTFGYHAPEYAMTGQLTQKSDVYSFGVVLLELLTGRKPVDHTMPRGQQSLVTWATPRLSEDKVKECVDPNLKGEYPPKGVAKLAAVAALCVQYEAEFRPNMGIVVKALQPLLKAQTPAASPTSET